Within the Candidatus Neomarinimicrobiota bacterium genome, the region GGATGGCGATGGTCTTGCCATCGCTCTTGAAAATGTCCAGTACTGAGGACACGATATACCCTGCATCCCGCACGATAGCCGCCCCGGGTTCGATGAAAACCTCTAGTCCATGTTTGTTTCTTAGCAGATTGACAGCATCGTAAAATGGCTGCAGATCGGTAGCCTCATTGTATAGATATCCGCCTCCCAAGTTAATCCATTCCAGTGAGCTGAGCCATTTGGAAAGGTTTTGATCTAGATTCTCAATAGTTTGATAGAGCTGAAGAAAATCAACTGAATCTGTATTATTATGGATCAATATGCCAGTTATCCTTCCTATGAGGGGTGGCAAGCCATTACTTAGTAGTTCTGCAATCTCTTTAAGTGGTGTCCCAAGTTTTGATGATTGTCTGGAGGGATTATATCTGTCATCCTCTATAAAAGAGATTTGAGGATTTATTCGCAAGCCCACCTTGAGTTCGTCGCGAAGTAAGTCATTTAATCTCATCATTTGGCTTTGCGAATTAAAATATATTCGATCGATGCTTTGAAAAATCTCAGTAGCTTCTTCTCGGCGTATACCCGGGGCAGTGAAATGGATAGTTTTTTTCTTTCCCGCTAATTCTCGTGCAAGTTTTGCCTCGAATAATGAACTAGTCGAAAATCCGTCGATCCAGGGGAGCATTTTTATTAAACCGCTAGCTAATGAGAATGTTTTTAATGGATATAAAAGTAATGAACCACTCTCTCTGGTCAATGAGGCTACTCTATCAATGTCAGCTTTAAATCTACTTTCTAGGAGTACAAACGCAGGTGGTTTTACACCTGACATGAATTCTTCCATTGGGCTAATACCTAAATGAAATATCTCACGGATTATGAGAATAACTCTGCTAATTTGGCAAACGTATCCCGTCGCTCCTTTGTTACATAATAATCGAGTGCCTTTCTTGCTGCAATTGAAAATTTTACGCGTCCATCTCTTATTTCTTTCATAGTATTGGCAAGCTTTCTAAACTTTTCTTCATTCGGTTGTTCAGCCAGATCCATAACATACAATCGTAGCTTGTCCAGTACACTATCGTACATTTCCTTTCGAAATATTGGTAGATCTCTATCATTTAGTCCAAGAAGTTTAATTGACATATCGCCTTCTGGGCTTAATTGTTTTAACTGTCCAGACTCATATATATCGATATGATTACTTGGATCTTCAAACATGGGATTAATTAGCAGAGGTTCTTCTCTGGTTTCCTCGCCAGGTCGTGTGGCTCTGAAGTCTTTCACAGGGAAATAATTGCGCTTTCCGGTGGGTCTGTAGCTTACAGGATCTGTTCCTGATCTATTACATAGAGTGCATGAGGGGAGTAGATTGCGCCATTCATAAGCTAGCCAATAATAACCAGGATGATTCTGTTCATGTCCATTTATAGTTAACTTTATTTGTTTTCCATCAAGGCCGAAAATGGCACCTTTAGGTCTAAAATGTTCGATATCGACATGTTGATCTGCATAGATTTTTTGCTCACAGAAAATGCACTTCCCCCAGAATTGTCCTTTTGGGTTTGAATAATATTTCCGCTTTATACTTTGCTTCTCGCCTTTGTAAATCCGGCCTTTTATTTTTATTGGATTGCCTGCTTGATGAGATTGATTTAGAGCTTGCTGTTCAGCGTCGCACTCTGCGCGCCATTGTTGCCAGTCCTCGGCTCGTGGTTCGATGAATCTAATAAAGATCATAGTCTTTCAAGAGCTCACGTAACTGCCGTTTGGTTTCGTAGCTAATCGTCGTTGCTGTTATTTTCTCGAGGTTAGGTTTCTTACTAATGATCTCTCTTATAGATCTAGTTGTTTCTCTTTCTAGAGCAGTCTCTCCTGCGAATACATCCTCAAGAGATCTTTTTATTCTTATTAATTCTCTTTCCTCCTCTTTTGATCTTCTTTTCTCTAGAAGTTGAGAGTACCGTTGTATATCGCGTTTTATTGTGCTATCGCTGGCTGTAGCTAAGCCAAAAAGATATGATGTTAATACTTGGTCAGCTCTTTTTTTTCTCGGTGGAGGTTGCCTGTCAATGGCATGAACACTTCCGTCTTCTTGCGTAAGCAACACTAGACTACAATCCTTATCTTCCAATTCTGTAGTACCAATTGTGCACATCGGCGAGTGTGTTGTCGTAATAAGCTGTAAATGTGGAAATGTATTATGAAGTAGCCCCAATATACGCTGCTGCCATCTTGGATGAAGGTGCTGCTCGATCTCATCCAATAAAATGATCCCACGAATAGGCTTGTCCTTCTTCAACATGTTTGGATCATAGAACAGTAGCCATCCTAGGATGTCAACCATGAGAGCGATCATGGCTTGGTAGCCGTCAGCTAGTGCCCCAAGCGATTTCACACCCCAAGGGCCTTTAACAAATATACCTCGCTTTCTCATGTAATTAAGACGCACCGAGCCAAGAGGTAGCATTAATATCTCGTCTATCCGTCTAAGAAGATCCTTTATGCTAACATTTTCAGATTCTAAACGTCGAAGTATCAGCTCCGCATTTTGAAGAGGGGTATCGTAGTTAAATAGAGTATATACAGCGTCAGGTATCGTATATTCCGCATAATCCTTTGTGCCGTAAGTACGGCGTGCGGCGCCATATCCACAAACAAAAATGCTATCCCAGGGGAAGTCCTCTTCAGGGATTGTATTTTGTTCAATTAATGTATATCCGGATTCACCTCTGTGAAACGTAGTTGTTATTTTTGGCTTCTTGCTCCCTCCGTACTTGGCAAACTCTAATTCGATATAGCCATCTTTTTCCCCCTCACAAAGCCATTCGCCATAAAGGTCCCCAAGAAGCGTGTACGCACCGGAAAGATCGCACAATCCAAGTGCTATGCTACGTAATAATGTTGATTTGCCAACTCCATTATTACCGACAATTACTGTCCAGCTTGGCTTTAGAGCATAAGGATTTAATTCTATTGTAGTTTCTCTAAAACATCTTACGTTATGTAGTTTTATTCTCGAGATATAGAACATAGTCTTCAGGCTATCCTCTTGTGTCAGCTAAGGATCGAACAATCTCCATAGCTACTTCCCCGAACCTTCCCTCTCCTTTGTGTGGTTTGCATGCAGCTCCCCTTACACAAATGACATCAACACCCGTCGCCCAAAGCAGCATAAGATCTTCTTTTGAGAGACTCCCTGCGATCCAGGCCTCTTTACCCATGGAGTGGAGATCCATGACAAATTTGGTGATCTGTTCGGTTGAGTAGTAGTCGATGAGAGACATACCGATACCTTTGTCAAAAGTATCGATAAGGAGACCGTCACAATCAATTTCTTCAACCAGGTGGGGTCCGTCGACAAGGGGATCAAAGGAAATGGTAAATCTCTCTTCCGGAAAGACCGCCGGGTAGATCTTCTTGTACGGGAACCATTGTCGAACTGTGCGAACGATATTCCTCCCCAGGTAGGCCGCCACTTTAGAATCAAGGCCCGCCAAGCCGCATTTCACAAAATCGGCACCTGCCAGGGCTACACCTAGAGCTGCCTGGCAGGCGGTGCTGCGGATGTTCTGTTCCTCCCCGATGTTCGTAGAAACGGGGATGCTTTTGAATCCGTTTTCATCAAGCTTTTGCCGTAGCGCCTGAACGTTGAGAGGATAAGGGGTTCCAAGTGCCGAGCCAGGATATTCGACGTCAGCAATGTGGGCACCGCCCTGGGCGGCGGCAAGGGCTTCAATAGGGCCTCTAACACTGACTAGCAAGTGGCCCAAAAGACTCTCTTGTAAATGATGTTACTCCGTACGTAAAAATCTACATTAAAGACGCTATCGCAATAATAACAATAATTATATGGCATATCCAGTGCTGAGTTTACGGGGATTCAGTATAGGCATGCGGTGTTCGCGTACAACGGTCCTTGATAGTCTGCGCATAAGTCGCATGGCGCTGATGTCTCCTCATATTTCCCTCTCATCGGGAGAGAGGCTTGTCCTTAGTGCGTCTCTGGCGGACGAAGGAGCAAGAGCCTGTCCTGAGTCCTGATGTTACGTCGGGATCGAAGGGATGAGGGGTAATCAGGAAACCGCCCTCCGCGCCCCTTCGACAGACTCAGGGCAGACCTCTGCGGCCTCTTCGGCCCGGCCTTGACGGGTTCCTTTCTTTATGGCTGACGGGTCAATCAACACTCACCCCGTTCACTCCGTGAAGTCCCCTCTCTCAAGAGAGAGGGGATTTAGGGGTGAGTGCAGTATTTCGCGCATTTCGCGCACCAGGCGCATCAGGCGAACGACAAACCG harbors:
- a CDS encoding AAA family ATPase, giving the protein MFYISRIKLHNVRCFRETTIELNPYALKPSWTVIVGNNGVGKSTLLRSIALGLCDLSGAYTLLGDLYGEWLCEGEKDGYIELEFAKYGGSKKPKITTTFHRGESGYTLIEQNTIPEEDFPWDSIFVCGYGAARRTYGTKDYAEYTIPDAVYTLFNYDTPLQNAELILRRLESENVSIKDLLRRIDEILMLPLGSVRLNYMRKRGIFVKGPWGVKSLGALADGYQAMIALMVDILGWLLFYDPNMLKKDKPIRGIILLDEIEQHLHPRWQQRILGLLHNTFPHLQLITTTHSPMCTIGTTELEDKDCSLVLLTQEDGSVHAIDRQPPPRKKRADQVLTSYLFGLATASDSTIKRDIQRYSQLLEKRRSKEEERELIRIKRSLEDVFAGETALERETTRSIREIISKKPNLEKITATTISYETKRQLRELLKDYDLY
- a CDS encoding (5-formylfuran-3-yl)methyl phosphate synthase → MGHLLVSVRGPIEALAAAQGGAHIADVEYPGSALGTPYPLNVQALRQKLDENGFKSIPVSTNIGEEQNIRSTACQAALGVALAGADFVKCGLAGLDSKVAAYLGRNIVRTVRQWFPYKKIYPAVFPEERFTISFDPLVDGPHLVEEIDCDGLLIDTFDKGIGMSLIDYYSTEQITKFVMDLHSMGKEAWIAGSLSKEDLMLLWATGVDVICVRGAACKPHKGEGRFGEVAMEIVRSLADTRG